The proteins below are encoded in one region of Streptomyces sp. NBC_00490:
- a CDS encoding glucose-1-phosphate thymidylyltransferase produces the protein MKALVLSGGAGTRLRPITHTSAKQLVPVANKPVLFYGLESIADAGITEVGVIVGDTAEEIEEAVGDGSKFGLEITYIPQDRPLGLAHAVLIARDFLGDDDFVMYLGDNFIVGGISELVDEFRVNRPAAQILLTHVPDPRSFGVAELDSAGQVIGLEEKPESPKSDLALVGVYLFTPAIHEAVRAIEPSWRGELEITHAIQHLIDLHADVHSTVIKGYWKDTGNVVDMLEVNRTVLETIEHRVDGEVDERSELVGRVVVEEGARVTGSRVVGPVIIGAGTVVIDSYVGPFTSVSENCRIQDSELEFSIVLRDSSIQGVGRIESSLIGRHVEVTPTVGMPTVHRLVLGDHSKVQIHS, from the coding sequence ATGAAGGCTCTTGTCCTGTCTGGTGGCGCCGGTACGCGATTGCGGCCGATCACCCACACATCGGCCAAGCAACTCGTTCCCGTGGCCAACAAACCCGTCCTCTTCTACGGCCTGGAGTCGATCGCGGACGCCGGGATCACCGAAGTCGGGGTGATCGTCGGCGACACCGCCGAGGAGATCGAGGAAGCCGTCGGAGACGGCTCGAAGTTCGGCCTGGAGATCACCTACATCCCCCAGGACCGCCCGCTCGGGCTGGCCCACGCGGTGCTGATCGCACGGGACTTCCTCGGTGACGACGATTTCGTGATGTACCTCGGCGACAACTTCATCGTCGGCGGCATCTCCGAACTGGTCGACGAGTTCCGCGTCAACCGGCCCGCCGCCCAGATCCTCCTCACCCATGTGCCCGACCCGCGCTCCTTCGGCGTCGCCGAACTCGACTCCGCGGGTCAGGTGATCGGCCTGGAGGAGAAGCCCGAAAGCCCCAAGAGCGACCTCGCCCTGGTCGGCGTCTACCTCTTCACGCCCGCGATCCACGAGGCGGTCCGCGCCATCGAACCCTCCTGGCGCGGCGAGTTGGAGATCACCCACGCCATCCAGCACCTCATCGACCTCCACGCCGACGTCCACTCCACGGTCATCAAGGGCTACTGGAAGGACACCGGCAACGTCGTCGACATGCTGGAGGTGAACCGGACGGTCCTGGAGACCATCGAGCACCGCGTCGACGGCGAGGTCGACGAACGCTCCGAGCTCGTCGGCAGGGTGGTCGTCGAGGAGGGCGCGCGGGTCACCGGCTCCCGTGTCGTCGGACCCGTGATCATCGGCGCCGGGACGGTCGTCATCGACTCCTACGTGGGCCCCTTCACCTCGGTCTCCGAGAACTGCCGGATCCAGGACAGTGAGTTGGAGTTCTCGATCGTGTTGCGGGACTCCTCGATCCAGGGCGTCGGGCGTATAGAGTCCTCCCTCATCGGCCGTCATGTCGAGGTGACCCCGACGGTCGGTATGCCCACTGTCCACCGCCTCGTGCTCGGAGACCACAGCAAGGTGCAGATCCATTCATGA
- the rfbB gene encoding dTDP-glucose 4,6-dehydratase: MNLLVTGAAGFIGSQYVRRLLASETPDAPRITVLDKLTYAGTLDNLELDHPRLEFVQGDIRDAELVDKLMADADQVVHFAAESHVDRSIAGATDFVMTNVVGTQTLLDAALRHGTGPFVHVSTDEVYGSIEHGSWPETHPLQPNSPYSASKASSDLLALAYHRTHGMDVRVTRCSNNYGHHQFPEKVIPLFITNLLDGLKVPLYGDGRNVRDWLHVDDHCQGVDLVRTGGRAGEVYNIGGGTELSNKELTGLLLEASGADWDMVEYVEDRKGHDLRYSVDWTKIHTELGYQPRHDFATGLAETVAWYRENRSWWEPLKRRVAQEHV, translated from the coding sequence ATGAATCTCCTCGTCACCGGCGCCGCCGGCTTCATCGGCTCCCAGTACGTGCGCAGACTCCTCGCCTCGGAGACCCCCGACGCGCCGCGGATCACCGTGCTGGACAAGCTGACCTACGCGGGCACCCTGGACAACCTCGAACTCGACCATCCGCGGCTGGAGTTCGTCCAGGGCGACATCCGTGACGCCGAGCTGGTCGACAAGCTCATGGCCGACGCGGACCAGGTCGTGCACTTCGCGGCGGAGTCCCATGTGGACCGCTCGATCGCCGGGGCGACCGACTTCGTGATGACCAACGTGGTCGGCACCCAGACCCTGCTGGACGCGGCCCTGCGGCACGGCACCGGCCCGTTCGTGCACGTCTCCACCGACGAGGTCTACGGCTCCATCGAGCACGGCTCCTGGCCCGAGACCCACCCGCTGCAGCCCAACTCGCCGTACTCGGCCTCCAAGGCCTCCTCCGACCTGCTCGCCCTGGCCTACCACCGCACCCACGGCATGGACGTCCGGGTCACCCGCTGCTCCAACAACTACGGGCACCACCAGTTCCCCGAGAAGGTCATCCCGCTCTTCATCACCAACCTTCTCGACGGCCTGAAGGTCCCGCTCTACGGCGACGGCCGCAACGTCCGCGACTGGCTGCACGTCGACGACCACTGTCAGGGCGTCGACCTGGTGCGCACCGGGGGCCGGGCGGGCGAGGTCTACAACATCGGCGGCGGCACCGAACTCAGCAACAAGGAACTGACCGGACTGCTCCTCGAAGCGAGCGGCGCCGACTGGGACATGGTCGAGTACGTCGAGGACCGCAAGGGCCACGACCTGCGTTACTCCGTCGACTGGACGAAGATCCACACCGAGCTCGGCTACCAGCCGCGCCACGACTTCGCCACCGGCCTCGCCGAGACCGTCGCCTGGTACCGGGAGAACCGTTCCTGGTGGGAGCCGCTGAAGCGGCGCGTCGCCCAGGAGCACGTATGA
- the rfbD gene encoding dTDP-4-dehydrorhamnose reductase — MKWLVTGAGGMLGQDTVAELTRRGEQVTALDHAGLDITDPDAVDAVLAGQRPDLVVNCAAYTAVDDAETDEKQALLINGDGPRNLARACAARGARLVHVSTDYVFAGDARSAPYPEDHPTAPRTAYGRTKLAGEQAVLEELPESGAVLRTAWLYGAHGRNFVSTMIALEASRDTVDVVDDQRGQPTWSADVATRIADLGPRIGQGASGVFHATSSGETTWYGLAQEVFRHLGADPGRVRPVGSAAYPRPAPRPAYSALGHARWEQVGLTPIRDWREALAAAFPSLA; from the coding sequence ATGAAGTGGCTGGTCACCGGGGCCGGCGGAATGCTCGGCCAGGACACGGTCGCCGAACTGACGCGCCGCGGCGAGCAGGTGACGGCCCTGGACCACGCCGGGCTCGACATCACCGACCCCGACGCCGTCGACGCCGTCCTCGCCGGGCAGCGCCCCGACCTCGTGGTCAACTGCGCCGCCTACACCGCCGTCGACGACGCCGAGACCGACGAGAAGCAGGCGCTGCTGATCAACGGCGACGGGCCGCGGAACCTCGCCCGCGCCTGCGCCGCCCGGGGAGCGCGCCTGGTCCACGTCTCCACCGACTACGTCTTCGCCGGCGACGCCCGCAGCGCCCCGTACCCCGAGGACCACCCGACCGCTCCGCGCACCGCCTACGGCCGCACCAAACTGGCCGGGGAACAGGCCGTGCTGGAGGAGCTTCCCGAGTCCGGCGCCGTGCTGCGCACCGCCTGGCTCTACGGCGCCCACGGCCGCAACTTCGTCAGCACCATGATCGCGCTGGAGGCCTCCCGCGACACCGTCGACGTCGTCGACGACCAGCGCGGGCAGCCCACGTGGAGCGCGGACGTGGCGACCCGCATCGCCGACCTCGGCCCCCGCATCGGCCAGGGCGCGAGCGGTGTCTTCCACGCCACCAGCTCCGGCGAGACCACCTGGTACGGACTGGCCCAAGAGGTGTTCCGGCACCTCGGTGCCGACCCCGGCCGGGTGCGGCCGGTGGGCAGTGCCGCCTACCCGAGGCCCGCACCCCGCCCCGCGTACAGCGCGCTGGGTCATGCGCGCTGGGAGCAGGTCGGCCTCACCCCCATCCGAGACTGGCGGGAGGCGCTGGCAGCGGCCTTTCCGTCCCTGGCGTGA
- a CDS encoding class I SAM-dependent methyltransferase yields MSIKSAVKKAVKPVVGERGWETLRKVKQRTVGPQPKPKPKALTGVAAISDDLCKLAAHYKTDKWGAHKYAKHYQRYLQHLKNKEFNLLEIGIGGYARAGQGGASLRMWKAFFPNAQIHGVDIQDKSFVDEDRITTYIGDQSDPDSLLSIAGKIGKLDVIIDDGSHRSPHVITTFKTLFPLLAEGGIYVVEDTQSSYWPEWMGSEDLDSPDTSMGLLKRLTDGLNYEEFVDEDYKPTYTDRNIVGVHFFHNLVIIEKGVNAEGSNKRQALKARYGTPAAPKATKTS; encoded by the coding sequence ATGTCGATCAAGTCGGCCGTGAAGAAGGCCGTCAAACCCGTCGTCGGTGAGCGTGGCTGGGAGACGCTGCGCAAGGTCAAGCAGCGGACGGTCGGCCCCCAGCCGAAGCCCAAGCCGAAGGCCCTCACGGGTGTCGCCGCGATCTCCGACGACCTGTGCAAGCTGGCCGCGCACTACAAGACCGACAAGTGGGGCGCCCACAAGTACGCGAAGCACTACCAGCGCTACCTCCAGCACCTGAAGAACAAGGAGTTCAACCTCCTGGAGATCGGCATCGGCGGCTACGCCCGGGCCGGTCAGGGCGGTGCGTCGCTGCGGATGTGGAAGGCCTTCTTCCCCAACGCGCAGATCCACGGCGTGGACATCCAGGACAAGTCGTTCGTCGACGAGGACCGGATCACGACCTACATCGGCGACCAGTCCGACCCCGACTCGCTGCTGTCCATCGCCGGGAAGATCGGCAAGCTCGACGTCATCATCGATGACGGCAGCCACCGCAGCCCGCATGTCATCACCACGTTCAAGACCCTGTTCCCGCTGCTCGCCGAGGGCGGCATCTACGTGGTCGAGGACACCCAGAGCTCCTACTGGCCCGAGTGGATGGGCAGCGAGGACCTCGACTCCCCGGACACCAGCATGGGCCTGCTCAAGCGGCTGACGGACGGGCTGAACTACGAGGAGTTCGTGGACGAGGACTACAAGCCCACCTACACCGACCGCAACATCGTGGGCGTGCACTTCTTCCACAACCTCGTGATCATCGAGAAGGGCGTGAACGCGGAGGGCAGCAACAAGCGCCAGGCCCTCAAGGCCCGCTACGGCACCCCCGCCGCTCCCAAGGCGACGAAGACGTCGTAG
- the rfbC gene encoding dTDP-4-dehydrorhamnose 3,5-epimerase produces the protein MRPLGIEGAWVLEPKVFPDERGSFHEWYRGEEFREATGYDLSLAQANCSVSKRGVLRGVHFADVPPGQAKYVTCVRGAVLDVVVDIRVGSPAFGSWEAVRLDDDTRHAVFLAEGLGHAFMALTDDATVVYLCSTGYAPGREHGVHPLDPQLAIAWPEGITPVLSDKDDQAPSLAEAERSGLLPSYEECSAYYERLRAGRPGD, from the coding sequence GTGCGACCGCTGGGCATAGAGGGCGCCTGGGTACTGGAGCCCAAGGTCTTCCCGGACGAGCGGGGCAGTTTCCACGAGTGGTACCGCGGCGAGGAGTTCCGCGAGGCCACCGGGTACGACCTGTCGCTGGCGCAGGCGAACTGCTCGGTCTCCAAGCGGGGTGTGCTGCGCGGAGTTCACTTCGCGGACGTGCCGCCCGGTCAGGCCAAGTACGTCACCTGCGTACGCGGCGCCGTCCTGGACGTGGTGGTGGACATCCGCGTCGGCTCGCCCGCCTTCGGCAGCTGGGAGGCGGTGCGGCTCGACGACGACACGCGGCACGCCGTGTTCCTCGCGGAGGGGCTCGGGCACGCGTTCATGGCACTGACCGACGACGCCACCGTGGTGTACCTGTGCTCGACGGGATATGCGCCGGGGCGTGAGCACGGGGTGCACCCGCTGGATCCGCAGCTGGCCATCGCCTGGCCCGAGGGGATCACGCCGGTGCTGTCGGACAAGGACGACCAGGCGCCGTCGCTGGCCGAGGCGGAGCGGTCCGGACTGCTTCCGTCGTACGAGGAGTGCTCCGCCTACTACGAGCGGCTGCGCGCCGGGCGGCCCGGCGACTGA
- a CDS encoding glycosyltransferase family 2 protein, producing MPVKVSVVVPVYNPGVYIEDCIASLKRQSLPPDEFEVVFVDDGSTDGTPARLDELAAEDARVHVIHQENSGWSGKPRNVGIEASRGEYVMFVDNDDYLGDEALERMYDYGVANGADVIVGKMAGKGRPVPVELFRRNHPRASVENAPLIDSLTPHKMFRRAFLDDIGLRFPEGRRRLEDHVFIAEAYLRADNVSVLSDYVCYYHVRRDDASNAGFQQFEPAGYFKNLREALDVVETYTKPGDLRDRLFRRWLRNEMVERMRGKRLLAVPEDYRRALFTEIHATVTERFGPGVAAGLPPTQRVVAELIAADRYADVVAFAEWEAGIALRAVPEGVEWQDGTLRVALRTEFTSGGEPMLFPAQGVPATGGPPLDATEAIAWVSADSVARFGTASGDLLLRERASAAQHFQSVQVTRETVPEGDGDQVRLVLRVTATVDPATAAGGAPPAGGLWDAFVRVRLGGWTKECRLGPAPAHDRPAPQAALAGGRTVLPYWTNPHGNLALAVDRAPERLGLDQATPGTVTVSDDHIQVPLPLHVSGERKVVLRLGSGSIVDVPGTLSPAADGSGSVLEAELPLAELRASTWRVALSPVPEAAEPRFLVLPFALRVTGETVRAVRAPNPGGLERLARRVRRKLGRVLRGATSRIKNGRR from the coding sequence ATGCCGGTCAAGGTCAGCGTCGTCGTCCCCGTGTACAACCCCGGGGTGTACATCGAGGACTGCATCGCATCTCTGAAGAGGCAGTCGCTGCCTCCCGACGAGTTCGAAGTGGTCTTCGTCGACGACGGTTCCACCGACGGAACACCAGCCCGGCTCGATGAGCTCGCTGCCGAGGATGCCCGCGTACATGTCATCCACCAGGAGAACTCCGGGTGGTCGGGCAAGCCACGCAATGTGGGGATCGAGGCGTCCCGGGGCGAGTACGTCATGTTCGTCGACAACGACGACTACCTCGGCGACGAGGCCCTCGAGCGGATGTACGACTACGGCGTGGCCAACGGCGCCGATGTGATCGTGGGGAAGATGGCCGGCAAGGGACGTCCCGTCCCCGTCGAGCTGTTCCGCCGCAACCACCCGCGCGCGTCCGTCGAGAACGCTCCGCTCATCGACAGCCTCACCCCGCACAAGATGTTCCGCCGGGCCTTCCTCGACGACATCGGACTGCGCTTCCCCGAGGGCCGGCGGCGCCTCGAGGACCACGTGTTCATCGCCGAGGCGTATCTGCGCGCTGACAACGTCTCCGTGCTCAGTGACTACGTGTGCTACTACCACGTGCGCCGCGACGACGCCTCCAACGCCGGTTTCCAGCAGTTCGAACCGGCGGGGTACTTCAAGAACCTGCGCGAGGCCCTCGACGTCGTCGAGACGTACACCAAGCCGGGAGACCTGCGGGACCGTCTCTTCCGCCGCTGGCTGCGCAACGAGATGGTCGAGCGGATGCGCGGCAAGCGCCTGCTGGCGGTGCCCGAGGACTACCGCCGCGCTCTGTTCACGGAGATCCACGCCACGGTCACCGAGCGCTTCGGTCCCGGCGTCGCGGCGGGGCTCCCGCCGACCCAGCGGGTCGTGGCCGAACTGATCGCCGCGGACCGCTACGCCGATGTCGTCGCCTTCGCCGAGTGGGAGGCCGGCATCGCCCTGCGGGCCGTCCCGGAGGGCGTCGAGTGGCAGGACGGCACGCTGCGGGTCGCCCTGCGCACCGAGTTCACCTCGGGCGGCGAGCCGATGCTCTTCCCCGCCCAGGGCGTCCCCGCCACGGGCGGTCCGCCGCTGGACGCCACCGAGGCCATCGCGTGGGTGTCCGCCGACTCCGTCGCGCGTTTCGGCACGGCGAGCGGCGACCTGCTGCTGCGCGAGCGCGCCAGCGCCGCGCAGCACTTCCAGTCGGTGCAGGTCACCCGGGAGACGGTGCCGGAAGGCGACGGCGACCAGGTGCGGCTGGTGCTGAGGGTGACGGCCACGGTCGACCCGGCCACCGCGGCGGGCGGCGCGCCCCCGGCCGGCGGCCTGTGGGACGCCTTCGTCCGCGTCCGCCTCGGCGGCTGGACCAAGGAGTGCCGGCTGGGCCCCGCCCCGGCGCACGACCGGCCCGCACCGCAGGCGGCCCTCGCGGGCGGCCGCACGGTCCTGCCGTACTGGACCAACCCGCACGGCAACCTCGCCCTCGCCGTGGACCGCGCGCCCGAACGGCTCGGCCTGGACCAGGCCACGCCCGGAACCGTCACCGTTTCCGACGACCACATCCAGGTACCGCTGCCGCTGCACGTGTCCGGTGAGCGCAAGGTCGTGCTGCGGCTCGGCTCCGGGAGCATCGTGGACGTGCCCGGCACCCTCTCCCCCGCCGCGGACGGTTCGGGATCGGTGCTGGAGGCCGAGCTGCCCCTCGCCGAACTCAGGGCCTCCACCTGGCGGGTCGCGCTGAGTCCCGTCCCGGAGGCGGCCGAACCGCGTTTCCTCGTCCTGCCGTTCGCCCTGCGCGTCACCGGCGAGACGGTCCGCGCGGTGCGCGCGCCCAACCCCGGTGGCCTGGAGCGGCTGGCCCGCCGGGTCCGCCGCAAGCTCGGCAGGGTGCTGCGCGGTGCGACATCCCGGATCAAGAACGGCAGGAGGTAG
- a CDS encoding metallophosphoesterase family protein produces the protein MRLLLMSDTHLPKRAKVLPAPLLAELPRADVVLHAGDWVDTATLDLLERLSGRLVGVYGNNDGPQLRARLPEVAYAELGGLRWGVVHETGPAQGREARCAARFPDLDVLVFGHSHIPWDTTAPTGLRLLNPGSPTDRRRQPHCTYMTATVDDGRLMDVRLHELPPRTA, from the coding sequence GTGCGTCTGCTCCTCATGTCCGACACGCATCTCCCGAAGCGGGCGAAGGTGCTGCCGGCCCCCCTGCTGGCCGAACTCCCGCGCGCCGACGTCGTGTTGCACGCCGGCGACTGGGTCGACACCGCGACCCTCGATCTGCTGGAGCGCCTCAGCGGGCGCCTGGTCGGGGTGTACGGCAACAACGACGGACCGCAGTTGCGCGCCCGGCTGCCGGAGGTCGCGTACGCCGAACTCGGCGGTCTGCGCTGGGGGGTGGTCCACGAGACCGGTCCCGCCCAGGGCCGCGAGGCACGCTGTGCCGCGCGCTTCCCCGACCTCGACGTGCTCGTCTTCGGGCACAGCCACATCCCCTGGGACACCACCGCTCCCACCGGCCTGCGCCTGCTCAACCCGGGCTCCCCGACGGACCGCCGCCGTCAGCCGCACTGCACGTACATGACGGCGACCGTCGACGACGGCCGGCTCATGGACGTACGACTGCACGAACTGCCGCCGCGGACGGCCTGA
- a CDS encoding aminoglycoside phosphotransferase family protein, whose product MDGVPIDTTLVRRLLTTQFPQWADLPLAPVQQSGMDNATFRLGDDLSVRLPRYAHWAGQVHREHRWLPRLAPRLPLAVSQPLAMGAPGEDYPYPWSVYRWLDGETVTTEGLTDPVRAALDLAGFINALQDIDPTGGPGPERSNAFRGVPLGDPRDSIAAEARVRPKLEALRGTGLVDVDAVTRVWEAALAAPTWEKEPVWIHGDLATGNLLSRGGRLSAVIDFGTLAVADPAVDLLPAYNFLPPRARDAFREAVGADDATWARARGWAVAGSLPVPDDPYFQQDPARVTRALGHLEQVIADHRRDRA is encoded by the coding sequence ATGGACGGCGTGCCGATCGACACCACGCTCGTACGCCGTCTGCTCACCACCCAGTTCCCGCAATGGGCCGACCTCCCCCTCGCCCCGGTTCAGCAGTCCGGCATGGACAACGCGACCTTCCGGCTCGGCGACGACCTGTCGGTACGGCTGCCCCGATACGCACACTGGGCGGGCCAGGTGCACCGCGAGCACCGCTGGCTGCCGCGGCTGGCCCCGCGGCTGCCGCTGGCCGTGTCCCAACCGCTCGCGATGGGCGCGCCCGGTGAGGACTACCCGTACCCGTGGTCGGTGTACCGCTGGCTGGACGGCGAGACCGTGACCACCGAGGGACTGACCGACCCGGTCCGGGCCGCCCTCGACCTCGCCGGGTTCATCAACGCTCTCCAGGACATCGACCCGACGGGCGGACCCGGCCCCGAGCGGAGCAACGCCTTCCGCGGAGTGCCCCTGGGCGATCCGCGTGACTCGATCGCCGCCGAGGCACGGGTGCGGCCCAAGCTCGAGGCCCTGCGCGGCACGGGGCTCGTCGACGTGGACGCGGTGACGCGGGTGTGGGAGGCGGCTCTCGCGGCGCCTACCTGGGAGAAGGAGCCGGTGTGGATCCACGGCGACCTCGCGACCGGCAATCTGCTGAGCCGGGGCGGCAGGCTCAGTGCGGTGATCGACTTCGGGACACTGGCCGTCGCCGACCCGGCGGTCGACCTGCTGCCCGCCTACAACTTCCTGCCCCCGCGGGCCCGGGACGCCTTCCGTGAGGCGGTCGGCGCCGATGACGCCACGTGGGCCCGCGCGCGCGGCTGGGCCGTCGCGGGCTCGCTCCCGGTGCCCGACGACCCGTACTTCCAGCAGGACCCGGCCCGCGTCACCAGGGCCCTCGGCCACCTGGAGCAGGTGATCGCGGACCACCGCCGGGACCGGGCCTAG
- a CDS encoding SRPBCC family protein has translation MELHHEFTVPVPVEEAWRALLDIERVAPCMPGATVQDYDGKTVNGSVKVKVGPITVTYQGTAVFEEQDEDARRIVLVASGRETRGQGTARATVTGTLTEQDGGTAVSVRTDLTVTGRPAQFGRGVMAEVGDRIIGRFAQNLAERLGDEPQETPPVVDEPLDLFRTAGVPVAKRAAAAAAVVVALVVVLRRWRRR, from the coding sequence ATGGAACTGCACCACGAATTCACCGTGCCCGTCCCGGTCGAGGAGGCCTGGCGGGCGCTCCTGGACATCGAGCGCGTCGCGCCGTGCATGCCGGGGGCGACCGTGCAGGACTACGACGGCAAGACGGTGAACGGCTCGGTGAAGGTCAAGGTCGGCCCGATCACGGTGACGTACCAGGGGACCGCCGTCTTCGAGGAACAGGACGAGGACGCCCGTCGCATCGTCCTCGTCGCGAGCGGCCGCGAGACCCGCGGCCAGGGCACCGCCCGCGCGACCGTCACCGGCACGCTCACGGAACAGGACGGCGGTACGGCCGTGTCGGTGCGCACCGATCTGACGGTCACCGGGCGTCCGGCGCAGTTCGGACGCGGGGTGATGGCGGAGGTGGGCGACCGGATCATCGGCCGGTTCGCACAGAACCTGGCCGAGCGACTGGGCGACGAGCCGCAGGAGACACCGCCGGTGGTGGACGAGCCACTGGACCTGTTCCGCACGGCCGGGGTGCCGGTCGCCAAGCGCGCGGCGGCCGCCGCCGCCGTGGTGGTCGCGCTGGTGGTGGTGCTACGGCGGTGGCGGCGCCGCTAG
- a CDS encoding XdhC family protein, translated as MREILPALSAWYAAGVPFGLATVVAVSRSAPRDPGAAMAVGPGDEVVGSVSGGCVEGAVFELAQEVVESGEARLQTFGYSDEDAFAVGLTCGGEITLLVRPVSPATDPVFGEVAESVAAGRPVTVATVTDGPAPRGASLAVWPDRVAGSLGTDGLDVAVTADARGELALGATGLRHYGPRGERREDAVTVFLHSFAPPPRMLVFGAIDYAASVARIGDFLGYRVTVCDARPVFATPKRFPQGVEVVVDWPHRYLRDTDTDARTVICVLTHDPKFDVPLLEEALRRPAAYIGAMGSRRTHDDRMKRLVEAGLTDRELARLRSPVGLDLGARTPEEVAVSVAAEIVALRWGGTGAPLTATAGAIHPH; from the coding sequence GTGCGTGAGATTCTCCCGGCGCTGAGCGCCTGGTACGCGGCGGGAGTGCCGTTCGGCCTGGCGACCGTGGTCGCCGTGAGCCGCAGCGCGCCGCGCGACCCCGGTGCGGCGATGGCCGTGGGGCCCGGGGACGAGGTCGTCGGCAGTGTGTCCGGCGGCTGTGTGGAAGGAGCGGTGTTCGAGCTCGCGCAGGAGGTGGTGGAGAGCGGCGAGGCGCGGTTGCAGACCTTCGGGTACAGCGACGAGGACGCGTTCGCGGTGGGGCTGACCTGCGGCGGGGAGATCACCCTGCTGGTGCGTCCCGTCTCCCCGGCCACCGACCCGGTCTTCGGCGAGGTCGCCGAGTCGGTGGCGGCGGGCCGCCCGGTGACCGTGGCGACGGTGACCGACGGACCGGCGCCGCGCGGGGCGAGCCTCGCGGTGTGGCCGGACCGGGTCGCGGGGAGCCTCGGCACCGACGGTCTGGACGTGGCGGTCACCGCCGACGCGCGCGGCGAACTCGCCCTGGGAGCAACGGGGTTGCGTCATTACGGCCCGCGCGGCGAGCGCCGCGAGGACGCGGTCACCGTCTTCCTGCACTCCTTCGCGCCGCCCCCGCGCATGCTGGTCTTCGGCGCGATCGACTACGCCGCCTCGGTCGCCCGTATCGGTGACTTCCTCGGCTACCGGGTCACCGTGTGCGACGCCCGCCCGGTCTTCGCCACCCCCAAACGCTTCCCGCAGGGCGTGGAAGTGGTCGTGGACTGGCCGCACCGCTATCTCCGGGACACGGACACCGACGCGCGCACGGTGATCTGCGTCCTCACCCACGACCCCAAGTTCGACGTCCCGCTCCTGGAGGAGGCGCTGCGCCGGCCCGCCGCCTACATCGGGGCGATGGGCAGCCGCCGTACGCACGACGACCGGATGAAGCGGCTGGTCGAGGCCGGGCTCACGGACCGTGAACTGGCCCGCCTCCGCTCCCCGGTCGGGCTCGACCTCGGCGCCCGCACACCGGAGGAGGTGGCCGTGTCCGTCGCCGCCGAGATCGTCGCACTGAGGTGGGGCGGCACGGGAGCCCCGCTGACCGCGACCGCGGGAGCCATCCATCCCCATTGA
- a CDS encoding vWA domain-containing protein yields MVAPRGEAAHGHSPAPLGGDAVLVGFARALRSAGVDAGADRLHAFLRAVDELGPAPRADVYWAGRLTLCGDRDDLERYERAFAAYFGTGARTGRATPVPPPSRLRLVVRDAAERRTTSAGDDEGPPTASLASPTEVLRHRDIAELAAADRAQLRRLLAAFTLHGASRRSARRRPARRGEVDPHRTVRELLRRGGEPGRLRRHARTERPRRVVLLVDVSGSMAPYADALLRFAHAAVRGPRTEVFTIGTRLTRVTRELSHRDPDLAMRAVAAAVRDWRGGTRLGVLLREFLNRWGQRGMARGAVVVVLSDGWERGDPEVLAAQMRRLRRLAHRVIWANPRRARPGYAPLAAGMAAALPSVDAFVDGHSLAALESLAAVVRGADRA; encoded by the coding sequence CTGGTCGCGCCCCGCGGCGAAGCCGCACATGGACACAGCCCCGCGCCCCTTGGGGGCGACGCCGTACTGGTCGGTTTCGCACGGGCCCTGCGTTCGGCAGGCGTCGACGCCGGCGCCGACCGGCTGCACGCCTTTCTGCGGGCCGTTGACGAGTTGGGTCCCGCGCCGCGGGCCGACGTGTACTGGGCGGGACGGCTGACGCTGTGCGGGGACCGGGACGACCTGGAGCGCTACGAGCGCGCGTTCGCCGCGTACTTCGGTACCGGGGCACGGACGGGACGTGCGACGCCCGTACCTCCACCGTCCCGGCTGCGGCTGGTCGTACGGGACGCCGCCGAGCGCCGTACGACATCGGCCGGCGACGACGAAGGACCGCCCACCGCCTCCCTCGCCAGCCCCACCGAGGTCCTGCGCCACCGCGACATCGCCGAGCTGGCCGCCGCCGATCGCGCGCAACTGCGCCGCCTGCTGGCCGCGTTCACCCTGCACGGCGCGTCCCGGCGCAGTGCGCGGCGGCGGCCCGCGAGGCGCGGGGAGGTCGATCCGCACCGGACGGTGCGGGAGCTGCTGCGCCGCGGCGGAGAGCCCGGGCGGCTGCGGCGGCACGCGCGGACCGAGCGGCCGCGGCGGGTCGTGCTGCTGGTGGACGTCAGCGGCTCCATGGCGCCGTACGCCGACGCGCTGCTGCGGTTCGCGCACGCGGCCGTCCGGGGTCCGCGCACCGAGGTGTTCACGATCGGCACCCGGCTGACCCGGGTGACCCGCGAACTCTCCCACCGCGACCCAGACCTAGCGATGAGGGCGGTCGCGGCGGCTGTGCGCGACTGGCGCGGGGGTACCCGGCTGGGGGTGCTGCTGCGCGAGTTCCTGAACCGCTGGGGGCAGCGCGGGATGGCACGCGGGGCGGTCGTGGTGGTGCTGTCGGACGGCTGGGAGCGTGGCGATCCGGAGGTGCTGGCGGCACAGATGCGACGCTTGCGGCGGCTGGCCCACCGGGTGATCTGGGCCAATCCGCGCAGGGCACGCCCCGGGTACGCGCCCCTGGCGGCCGGTATGGCGGCGGCGCTGCCGAGCGTGGACGCGTTCGTCGACGGGCACAGCCTGGCCGCGCTGGAGAGCCTGGCGGCGGTGGTGAGAGGAGCGGATCGTGCGTGA